A genomic window from Pseudonocardia broussonetiae includes:
- a CDS encoding heparan-alpha-glucosaminide N-acetyltransferase domain-containing protein: protein MSDGGRLLGVDAARAVALTGMVATHTLPLTGPDGAPTLTGLLADGRSSALFAVVAGVGVALSTRGVVDARSHAVAGAGLLVRGLLVGLLGLALVALRPPVAVILAYYGLLFVVAGPLLRLRAGALAAGAAVVVVAGPVLSHLLRAGLRDGPGPQAGLPALADPGQLLVTLSLTGYYPVLPWTAYLLAGMAVGRLDLRRPRTAAFLLAGGAALAVVARVVAAVLRGGGQVPEASARHYGSTPPTTWWWLAVDDPHSGTPLDLAHTTGTALAVIGLCLLLPRVLLWLPAAVGAVPLTLYTAHVVWLAQEPTDGVPTLLRHLVAAAAVGAALTLLGRKGPLETITGLPARLLRHHLSPATPRTSEPGRG from the coding sequence GTGAGCGACGGCGGGCGCCTGCTCGGCGTCGACGCCGCCCGGGCGGTGGCCCTGACCGGGATGGTCGCCACCCACACCCTGCCGCTGACCGGCCCGGACGGCGCGCCGACCCTCACCGGGCTGCTCGCCGACGGGCGGTCGTCCGCGCTGTTCGCGGTGGTCGCCGGGGTGGGGGTCGCGCTGTCGACCCGCGGCGTCGTCGACGCCCGGTCGCACGCCGTCGCCGGCGCCGGGCTGCTGGTCCGCGGCCTGCTCGTGGGGCTGCTGGGGCTGGCGCTGGTGGCGCTGCGGCCCCCGGTCGCGGTGATCCTGGCCTACTACGGGCTGCTGTTCGTCGTCGCGGGGCCGCTGCTGCGGCTGCGCGCCGGGGCGCTGGCCGCCGGGGCCGCGGTGGTGGTCGTCGCGGGGCCGGTGCTGAGCCACCTGCTCCGCGCGGGCCTGCGGGACGGGCCGGGCCCGCAGGCCGGGCTGCCCGCGCTCGCCGACCCGGGGCAGCTGCTGGTGACGCTGTCGCTGACGGGCTACTACCCGGTGCTGCCGTGGACGGCGTACCTGCTGGCGGGGATGGCGGTCGGGCGGCTGGACCTGCGCCGGCCCCGCACCGCCGCGTTCCTGCTGGCCGGCGGGGCCGCGCTGGCCGTCGTCGCCCGGGTGGTGGCGGCGGTGCTGCGGGGCGGCGGGCAGGTGCCGGAGGCCTCGGCCCGCCACTACGGCTCGACCCCGCCCACGACGTGGTGGTGGCTCGCGGTCGACGACCCGCACTCGGGCACGCCGCTCGACCTCGCCCACACCACCGGCACCGCCCTGGCCGTGATCGGCCTGTGCCTGCTCCTCCCGCGGGTGCTGCTGTGGCTGCCCGCGGCGGTCGGGGCGGTCCCGCTGACCCTCTACACCGCCCACGTGGTGTGGCTGGCGCAGGAGCCGACCGACGGCGTGCCGACCCTGCTGCGGCACCTGGTGGCCGCGGCGGCGGTGGGGGCGGCGCTGACGCTGCTGGGCAGGAAGGGGCCGCTGGAAACGATCACCGGCCTCCCGGCCCGCCTCCTCCGTCACCACCTCTCTCCCGCCACCCCCCGCACGTCGGAGCCGGGACGCGGTTGA
- a CDS encoding serine/threonine-protein kinase: protein MDGVTALVAGLLSGLRALLNTDVVFGGWAWAITVLGVLVGLLPAAGAFVLAVWRKGIGSSYGGARAVGIAALGVVSAGLLPWMVFTATGDVVRSAAAGTQVSGLRESDVAAIAEPLPVPFADVVFDSQGDYLAGLSVRQAFDPSDPAAFGLAIGVLAVLPLIAVVLVLVHARIALRRGPAWPAKLFWLPMLAVPFLTAATPAGSSGHLWIGVVAGAFVGIFLVLLAGRPSRERVRRSLEAAAARRSEGPPRGADPYPPRPEPVRTPVRSTPVRTKPPAATRPEDVGAERNKLAERFAARPPEPLVSPPRPGVGPTPTLVAPGPLLGGAALGGAVLGAAAAGARRGEPRFRMIRRLGQGGFGKVWLAHDAQLGHPVALKAAHAPDGETEERIRREATALRSVRHPHCVRIFDLVDARSDPGLAELDGLVIVMEHVEGTPLGELVRSRGLLDDIAAARAWASVAGALDAAHQRGVMHRDVKPGNVIVDAAGYAHLIDFGIARRTGDATLTVAGFVLGTPDFLAPEVAGGQRATPQSDSWQLAATISYALSGQPPRGTHADAVSGLRAAASGAPLSQLPPRSAHTALLYAAMHNDPAQRPPLRTAREALENWLRSVDAAPDGPVTQVTNRR, encoded by the coding sequence GTGGACGGGGTCACCGCGCTGGTCGCCGGCCTCCTCTCGGGGTTGCGCGCACTGCTGAACACCGACGTCGTGTTCGGCGGGTGGGCGTGGGCGATCACCGTGCTCGGCGTCCTGGTCGGGCTGCTGCCCGCCGCGGGCGCGTTCGTGCTCGCGGTCTGGCGCAAGGGGATCGGCTCCTCCTACGGGGGCGCGCGCGCCGTCGGGATCGCCGCGCTCGGCGTCGTGTCGGCGGGGCTGCTGCCCTGGATGGTGTTCACCGCCACCGGCGACGTCGTCCGGTCCGCGGCGGCGGGCACGCAGGTCTCCGGGCTGCGCGAGTCCGACGTGGCCGCGATCGCCGAGCCGCTGCCCGTGCCGTTCGCCGACGTCGTCTTCGACTCCCAGGGCGACTACCTGGCCGGGCTGTCGGTGCGCCAGGCCTTCGACCCGTCCGACCCCGCCGCGTTCGGCCTCGCGATCGGCGTGCTCGCCGTCCTGCCGCTGATCGCCGTCGTGCTGGTGCTGGTGCACGCCCGGATCGCGCTGCGGCGCGGCCCGGCGTGGCCCGCGAAGCTGTTCTGGCTGCCCATGCTCGCGGTGCCGTTCCTCACCGCCGCCACGCCCGCGGGGTCGTCGGGCCACCTGTGGATCGGGGTCGTCGCGGGCGCGTTCGTCGGGATCTTCCTGGTGCTGCTGGCCGGGCGGCCCTCGCGCGAGCGGGTGCGCCGCTCCCTGGAGGCCGCGGCGGCGCGGCGGTCCGAGGGGCCGCCGCGCGGCGCCGACCCGTACCCGCCGCGGCCCGAGCCCGTCCGGACCCCGGTCCGCAGCACTCCGGTCCGCACGAAGCCGCCGGCCGCGACGCGGCCGGAGGACGTGGGCGCCGAGCGCAACAAGCTCGCCGAGCGGTTCGCCGCGCGGCCGCCGGAGCCGCTCGTGTCGCCGCCGCGGCCCGGGGTCGGCCCGACGCCGACGCTGGTGGCGCCGGGTCCGCTGCTCGGCGGGGCCGCGCTGGGCGGAGCGGTGCTCGGCGCGGCCGCCGCCGGTGCGCGGCGCGGCGAGCCCCGGTTCCGGATGATCCGGCGGCTGGGGCAGGGCGGCTTCGGCAAGGTGTGGCTGGCCCACGACGCGCAGCTCGGGCACCCGGTCGCGCTCAAGGCCGCGCACGCCCCCGACGGCGAGACCGAGGAGCGCATCCGCCGCGAGGCCACGGCGCTGCGCTCGGTGCGCCACCCGCACTGCGTCCGGATCTTCGACCTGGTCGACGCCCGCAGCGACCCCGGCCTCGCCGAGCTCGACGGCCTCGTCATCGTGATGGAGCACGTCGAGGGCACGCCGCTGGGCGAGCTGGTCCGCTCGCGCGGGCTGCTCGACGACATCGCCGCCGCCCGGGCGTGGGCGTCGGTCGCGGGGGCGCTCGACGCCGCCCACCAGCGCGGGGTGATGCACCGCGACGTCAAGCCCGGCAACGTGATCGTCGACGCCGCGGGGTACGCGCACCTGATCGACTTCGGCATCGCCCGGCGCACCGGCGACGCCACGCTGACGGTCGCGGGGTTCGTGCTCGGCACGCCCGACTTCCTGGCCCCCGAGGTCGCGGGCGGGCAGCGCGCCACGCCGCAGTCCGACTCGTGGCAGCTCGCCGCCACCATCTCCTACGCCCTGTCGGGCCAACCGCCGCGCGGCACGCACGCCGACGCGGTGTCCGGGCTGCGGGCGGCCGCGTCCGGCGCGCCGCTGTCGCAGCTGCCCCCGCGCAGCGCGCACACCGCGCTGCTCTACGCCGCGATGCACAACGACCCGGCGCAGCGCCCGCCCCTGCGCACGGCGCGCGAGGCGCTGGAGAACTGGCTGCGCAGCGTCGACGCCGCCCCCGACGGGCCCGTCACGCAGGTGACGAACCGGCGGTGA
- a CDS encoding lactate 2-monooxygenase, whose amino-acid sequence MTVPFSAYAAEIYLRGLGDEVPRFPTDPAQLEAAARAVLTDGPYGYVAGGAGQGTTMRANRAAFDRHAFVPRMLRDTTSRDWSTTVLGTAMPAPLLTAPVGVMSILHPDGELAVARAAASVGVPMVLSTASSYATEEVAEASGDGPRWFQLYWPTEDAVTVSLLHRARAAGYSTLVVTLDTWTLGWRPMDLDGAYLPFLRGVGTAIPFSDPAFRAGLATAPEDDLMAAVGRWVPMFTGTALRWDRLDLLREHWDGPIVLKGVQHVDDALQALESGMDGIIVSNHGGRQVDRAIGALDALPGIVGAVDGRAPVLFDSGVRTGSDAAVALALGADAVLLGRPMAYGLALGGEDGVRHVLRSVLAELDLTLALAGFADLASLRAAPDALTRVMP is encoded by the coding sequence ATGACGGTCCCGTTCTCCGCCTACGCCGCCGAGATCTACCTGCGCGGCCTCGGCGACGAGGTGCCACGGTTCCCCACCGACCCCGCGCAGCTGGAGGCCGCGGCGCGCGCGGTCCTGACCGACGGGCCCTACGGCTACGTCGCGGGCGGGGCCGGGCAGGGCACGACGATGCGCGCCAACCGCGCCGCGTTCGACCGGCACGCGTTCGTCCCGCGGATGCTGCGCGACACCACGTCCCGCGACTGGTCCACCACCGTCCTGGGCACCGCGATGCCGGCGCCCCTGCTCACCGCGCCGGTCGGCGTCATGTCGATCCTGCACCCCGACGGCGAGCTCGCGGTGGCCCGCGCCGCCGCCTCGGTGGGGGTGCCGATGGTGCTGTCGACGGCCTCGTCCTACGCCACGGAGGAGGTCGCGGAGGCCTCCGGCGACGGGCCCCGCTGGTTCCAGCTGTACTGGCCGACCGAGGACGCCGTCACGGTCAGCCTGCTGCACCGCGCCCGCGCCGCCGGCTACTCCACGCTCGTCGTCACCCTCGACACGTGGACGCTGGGCTGGCGCCCGATGGACCTCGACGGCGCCTACCTGCCGTTCCTGCGCGGCGTCGGCACGGCCATCCCGTTCTCCGACCCGGCCTTCCGCGCCGGGCTGGCGACGGCGCCGGAGGACGACCTGATGGCCGCCGTCGGGCGCTGGGTGCCGATGTTCACCGGCACCGCGCTGCGCTGGGACCGCCTCGACCTGCTGCGCGAGCACTGGGACGGGCCGATCGTGCTCAAGGGCGTCCAGCACGTCGACGACGCGCTGCAGGCGCTCGAGTCCGGCATGGACGGGATCATCGTGTCCAACCACGGCGGCCGGCAGGTCGACCGCGCGATCGGGGCGCTCGACGCGCTGCCCGGGATCGTCGGCGCCGTCGACGGGCGGGCGCCGGTGCTGTTCGACTCGGGCGTCCGCACCGGCTCCGACGCCGCCGTCGCGCTCGCGCTGGGCGCCGACGCCGTGCTGCTGGGCCGCCCGATGGCCTACGGCCTGGCCCTGGGCGGCGAGGACGGCGTGCGCCACGTCCTGCGCAGCGTCCTGGCCGAGCTGGACCTCACCCTCGCCCTCGCCGGGTTCGCCGACCTCGCCTCGCTGCGGGCGGCCCCGGACGCGCTGACGCGCGTGATGCCATAG
- a CDS encoding DUF427 domain-containing protein — protein MGLTRTSGPLSPRAPQSVNYAIDGPAHKLLMHPFPRRVRAEFAGRTVLDTVAGVLLHETALLPRLYVPEADLDTSAFVPSELTTHCPFKGDATYRTLRVGDREVPDALWTYPEPVPAAPWLGGYSSLYWEAADAWFDEDEQVFGHLTDPFTRVDVRPTSRHVQVFAGDELVAESHAPLRLDETGLPTRWYLAPGDVRARLERSDTHMRCPYKGESSYWDVHLADGRVLTDAAWGYPDPLPESARIAGHHSFLHDDLRTVVDGTEV, from the coding sequence ATGGGTCTCACCCGCACCTCCGGACCGCTGTCCCCGCGCGCCCCGCAGAGCGTCAACTACGCGATCGACGGGCCCGCGCACAAGCTGCTGATGCACCCGTTCCCGCGCCGGGTCCGCGCCGAGTTCGCCGGGCGGACCGTGCTCGACACCGTCGCCGGGGTCCTGCTGCACGAGACCGCCCTGCTCCCCCGGCTCTACGTGCCCGAGGCCGACCTCGACACCTCGGCGTTCGTGCCCTCGGAGCTCACCACGCACTGCCCGTTCAAGGGCGACGCGACCTACCGGACGCTGCGCGTGGGCGACCGCGAGGTGCCCGACGCGCTGTGGACCTACCCCGAGCCGGTGCCCGCCGCGCCCTGGCTCGGCGGGTACTCCTCGCTCTACTGGGAGGCCGCCGACGCCTGGTTCGACGAGGACGAGCAGGTCTTCGGCCACCTCACCGACCCGTTCACCCGCGTCGACGTCCGCCCCACGAGCCGGCACGTGCAGGTGTTCGCGGGCGACGAGCTCGTCGCGGAGTCGCACGCCCCGCTGCGCCTGGACGAGACCGGCCTGCCCACCCGCTGGTACCTCGCCCCCGGCGACGTCCGCGCGCGGCTGGAGCGGTCCGACACCCACATGCGCTGCCCGTACAAGGGCGAGTCGAGCTACTGGGACGTCCACCTGGCCGACGGCCGCGTCCTCACCGACGCCGCCTGGGGCTACCCGGACCCGCTGCCGGAGTCGGCGCGCATCGCCGGGCACCACAGCTTCCTGCACGACGACCTGCGCACCGTGGTCGACGGCACGGAGGTCTAG
- a CDS encoding MarR family winged helix-turn-helix transcriptional regulator has protein sequence MDARSDRIDATLLDEDEALDGDSELTELAAHLRLAVGRLHRRIRIDGRESIPPLQLSALVTVETSGPLRLSELARREAVTAPTMSRVLSALDEQGLVVRSPDPQDARGVLITLSELGATKLNEVRTHRTALVARRLARLDGAQRSALAAALPALEALLVDDE, from the coding sequence ATGGACGCCCGTTCTGACCGGATCGACGCCACCCTCCTCGACGAGGACGAGGCCCTCGACGGCGACAGCGAGCTCACCGAGCTCGCCGCCCACCTGCGCCTGGCCGTGGGCCGGCTGCACCGCCGCATCCGGATCGACGGCCGCGAGTCCATCCCGCCGCTGCAGCTCTCGGCACTGGTCACGGTGGAGACGTCCGGGCCGCTGCGGCTCTCCGAGCTCGCGCGCCGCGAGGCCGTCACCGCCCCGACGATGAGCCGCGTGCTCTCCGCGCTCGACGAGCAGGGCCTCGTCGTGCGCTCCCCGGACCCGCAGGACGCCCGCGGGGTGCTCATCACGCTCTCGGAGCTGGGCGCGACGAAGCTCAACGAGGTGCGCACCCACCGCACGGCGCTGGTCGCCCGCCGCCTCGCCCGTCTCGACGGCGCCCAGCGCAGCGCCCTGGCCGCGGCGCTGCCGGCGCTCGAGGCGCTGCTGGTGGACGACGAGTAG
- the coaA gene encoding type I pantothenate kinase: protein MNGRSVARETSSPFVDFDRASWAKLGESTPLPLTAVELDTVRSLGDEVDLDEVREVYLPLSRLLTLHVQEGGRLYRAYRTFLGAQSVRTPFVIGVAGSVSVGKSTTARLLKLLLARWPQHPRVELVTTDGFLHPNAELDRRGLMARKGFPESYDRRALLRFVTEVKAGRAEVTAPVYSHLVYDIVGGEKLTVHRPDILLLEGLNVLAPASSLPGRAALAVSDFIDFSVYVDAATDDIRRWYVDRFLRLRETAFRDPESYFRRYAALDEAGAVARAETIWAEINGPNLEHNILPTRGRASLVLRKGADHSVTGVRLRKV from the coding sequence ATGAACGGACGCAGCGTGGCGCGGGAGACGTCCTCGCCGTTCGTCGACTTCGACCGGGCCTCGTGGGCGAAGCTCGGCGAGTCGACGCCGCTGCCGTTGACGGCCGTGGAGCTCGACACGGTGCGCAGCCTCGGCGACGAGGTCGACCTCGACGAGGTCCGCGAGGTCTACCTCCCGCTCTCGCGCCTGCTGACCCTGCACGTGCAGGAGGGCGGGCGGCTCTACCGCGCCTACCGGACGTTCCTGGGCGCCCAGAGCGTCCGCACGCCGTTCGTCATCGGGGTGGCGGGCTCGGTGTCGGTGGGCAAGTCGACGACCGCGCGGCTGCTCAAGCTGCTGCTGGCGCGCTGGCCCCAGCACCCGCGCGTGGAGCTCGTCACGACCGACGGGTTCCTGCACCCCAACGCCGAGCTCGACCGCCGCGGGCTCATGGCGCGCAAGGGCTTCCCGGAGAGCTACGACCGGCGCGCGCTGCTGCGGTTCGTCACCGAGGTCAAGGCGGGGCGCGCCGAGGTGACCGCCCCGGTCTACTCCCACCTCGTCTACGACATCGTCGGCGGCGAGAAGCTGACCGTGCACCGGCCCGACATCCTGCTGCTGGAGGGCCTCAACGTGCTGGCCCCCGCATCGTCGCTGCCGGGGCGGGCGGCGCTCGCCGTCAGCGACTTCATCGACTTCTCCGTCTACGTCGACGCCGCCACCGACGACATCCGCCGCTGGTACGTCGACCGCTTCCTGCGGCTGCGCGAGACCGCGTTCCGCGACCCCGAGTCCTACTTCCGCCGCTACGCCGCCCTCGACGAGGCCGGGGCCGTCGCGCGGGCGGAGACGATCTGGGCGGAGATCAACGGGCCCAACCTGGAGCACAACATCCTGCCCACCCGCGGGCGCGCCAGCCTGGTGCTGCGCAAGGGCGCCGACCACAGCGTCACCGGGGTGCGACTGCGGAAGGTCTGA
- a CDS encoding DNA glycosylase AlkZ-like family protein has translation MELTREQVLAHRLHRHDLVERAASPDAVALLDLGVQDTPPGSLAAALAARTAEPAPATDDPADDDATGDGVLTRVWSHRGAPHLHRTADLPALAAACWPRDDADAAARLGWQRARLAEAGGAARAAFRTLADAVPRVLHGPMTKGELSAALTAVLPAELSPYCAGCGVHHVGEQLLRVAGLAGGIRLRGHRPLLLEPIPGWPGPPADADAGTAALQRGYLRFFPPASAADLAAFLGTTRTALRPDAPPDLVPVTVDGRAAAVAPDVLEQIRAAEPAPVVRLLPPSDPWLQGRDREVVVPDPALRKRVWTALGGPGVVLSGVDVVGLWRAKQRGKRLEVAVEGAAPEGVEEEARRLAVVRGAADVAVSRV, from the coding sequence ATGGAGCTGACCCGGGAGCAGGTGCTCGCCCACCGGCTGCACCGCCACGACCTCGTCGAGCGGGCCGCCTCGCCCGACGCCGTCGCGCTTCTCGACCTCGGCGTGCAGGACACCCCGCCCGGCTCGCTGGCCGCCGCGCTGGCGGCCCGGACCGCGGAGCCGGCCCCCGCCACCGACGACCCGGCCGACGACGACGCCACCGGCGACGGCGTCCTCACCCGCGTCTGGTCGCACCGCGGCGCCCCCCACCTGCACCGCACCGCCGACCTGCCGGCGCTCGCCGCGGCCTGCTGGCCCCGCGACGACGCCGACGCCGCCGCGCGCCTGGGCTGGCAGCGCGCCCGGCTCGCCGAGGCGGGCGGGGCGGCCCGCGCGGCGTTCCGGACCCTCGCCGACGCCGTGCCCCGGGTGCTGCACGGGCCGATGACGAAGGGCGAGCTCAGCGCCGCGCTGACGGCCGTCCTGCCCGCGGAGCTCTCGCCGTACTGCGCCGGGTGCGGGGTGCACCACGTCGGCGAGCAGCTGCTGCGCGTCGCCGGGCTCGCCGGCGGCATCCGGCTGCGCGGGCACCGCCCGCTGCTGCTGGAGCCGATCCCCGGCTGGCCCGGCCCGCCCGCCGACGCCGACGCCGGCACGGCCGCCCTGCAGCGCGGCTACCTGCGCTTCTTCCCACCCGCGTCGGCCGCCGACCTGGCCGCCTTCCTCGGCACGACCCGCACCGCGCTGCGCCCCGACGCTCCCCCGGACCTCGTGCCGGTCACCGTCGACGGCCGGGCCGCGGCCGTCGCGCCGGACGTGCTCGAGCAGATCCGGGCGGCCGAGCCGGCGCCGGTCGTGCGGCTGCTGCCGCCGTCGGACCCCTGGCTGCAGGGCCGCGACCGCGAGGTGGTCGTCCCGGACCCGGCCCTGCGCAAGCGCGTCTGGACGGCGCTGGGCGGGCCCGGCGTCGTGCTGTCCGGCGTCGACGTCGTCGGGCTCTGGCGTGCGAAGCAGCGCGGGAAGCGCCTCGAGGTGGCGGTGGAGGGCGCGGCGCCCGAGGGGGTCGAGGAGGAGGCCCGGCGGCTGGCCGTCGTGCGGGGTGCGGCCGACGTCGCGGTCAGCCGGGTCTAG
- a CDS encoding hemolysin family protein, which produces MTVLLSVLGLVGVAVLTLGTFVAVASEFSLTALERSQVDAHVAEVDDARARTVQRAHRALSFQLSGSQLLITVTTLVTGYIAEPAIASLFRPALDAVGLPETAAATTATILSLLVATTLSMVFGELVPKNLAIANPLRTARNVVWLQSGFAHAFRWLITALNSTANAVVRRLGVEPAEELRSARSPRELSSLVRSSAESGTLDAGTATLLDRSLRFTDRVAEDLMTPRVRVASLSADDTLSDLVALARRTGFSRFPVDAGDPDVVLGVVHVKQAFGAPDRQAPVRDLVQTVPTVPGSLDGDALLTSLRASGLQMALVVDEYGGTAGIVTLEDLIEEIVGDVHDEHDSGERDRVQSLVDGGWLVSGLLRADEVADATGFEMPDGPYETLAGLVLAHLGRLPDVGDELVVAGRRFTVTRRDRNRVAELRMHPPPPESSHPLPEEATRG; this is translated from the coding sequence ATGACGGTCCTGCTCTCCGTCCTGGGCCTCGTCGGCGTCGCCGTGCTGACGCTCGGCACGTTCGTCGCCGTCGCGTCGGAGTTCTCGCTGACCGCGCTGGAGCGCAGCCAGGTCGACGCGCACGTCGCCGAGGTCGACGACGCCCGTGCCCGCACCGTCCAGCGCGCCCACCGCGCGCTGTCGTTCCAGCTCTCGGGCAGCCAGCTGCTCATCACCGTCACCACGCTGGTCACCGGCTACATCGCCGAGCCCGCGATCGCGTCGCTGTTCCGGCCCGCGCTCGACGCCGTCGGGCTGCCGGAGACCGCCGCCGCCACCACCGCGACGATCCTGTCGCTGCTGGTCGCGACCACGCTGTCGATGGTGTTCGGCGAGCTCGTCCCGAAGAACCTGGCCATCGCCAACCCGCTGCGCACCGCGCGCAACGTCGTCTGGCTGCAGAGCGGCTTCGCCCACGCCTTCCGCTGGCTGATCACCGCCCTCAACAGCACCGCCAACGCCGTGGTCCGCCGCCTCGGCGTCGAGCCGGCGGAGGAGCTGCGCTCGGCGCGGTCGCCGCGCGAGCTGTCGTCGCTGGTGCGGTCGAGCGCGGAGAGCGGCACCCTCGACGCCGGCACCGCCACCCTGCTCGACCGCTCCCTGCGCTTCACCGACCGCGTCGCGGAGGACCTGATGACCCCGCGCGTGCGGGTGGCGTCGCTCTCGGCCGACGACACCCTCTCCGACCTCGTCGCCCTCGCCCGGCGCACCGGGTTCTCCCGCTTCCCCGTCGACGCCGGCGACCCCGACGTCGTCCTCGGGGTGGTGCACGTCAAGCAGGCCTTCGGTGCCCCCGACCGGCAGGCGCCGGTGCGCGACCTGGTGCAGACCGTGCCCACGGTCCCCGGCTCGCTCGACGGCGACGCGCTGCTCACCTCGCTGCGCGCGTCCGGGCTGCAGATGGCGCTGGTCGTCGACGAGTACGGCGGCACGGCCGGCATCGTCACCCTCGAGGACCTCATCGAGGAGATCGTCGGCGACGTCCACGACGAGCACGACAGCGGCGAGCGCGACCGCGTGCAGTCCCTCGTCGACGGCGGCTGGCTGGTGTCCGGGCTGCTGCGCGCCGACGAGGTCGCCGACGCCACCGGCTTCGAGATGCCCGACGGGCCCTACGAGACGCTCGCCGGCCTGGTCCTGGCCCACCTCGGCCGCCTGCCCGACGTCGGCGACGAGCTCGTCGTCGCCGGGCGCCGGTTCACCGTGACCCGCCGCGACCGCAACCGGGTCGCCGAGCTGCGGATGCACCCGCCGCCGCCCGAGTCGTCCCACCCGCTCCCCGAGGAGGCCACCCGTGGGTAG
- a CDS encoding hemolysin family protein: protein MGSDVLALVAAVLLLAGNAFFVGAEFALVSARRDRLESMADSGQNAAAVVLRAHADLSRMLAASQLGITICSLLLGRLGEPAVAHLIEVPLAFVGLPEAVLHPIAFAVSLAVVVVAHMVLGEMVPKNIAIAGPEAAALVLVPPFLVFTTAARPLIAFFNFLANGVLRLVGVEPRDELEAAFTSGELADLITESRREGLLDDAETSRLTRTLRSAQATVADVVIATGDLVTLGPRPVVGDVAREVARTGFSRFPLRAADGRLTGYLHVKDILDLADDEDAAVPPARIRALPEVPVGARLDEALAVLRRHRAHLGRAVGPGGATAGLVTMEDLIERYVGDVRDATHARSPAPGGTRPAG from the coding sequence GTGGGTAGCGACGTCCTCGCCCTGGTCGCGGCCGTGCTGCTGCTGGCCGGCAACGCGTTCTTCGTCGGCGCGGAGTTCGCGCTGGTCTCCGCCCGGCGCGACCGGTTGGAGTCGATGGCCGACTCGGGCCAGAACGCCGCGGCCGTCGTCCTGCGCGCGCACGCCGACCTGTCCCGGATGCTCGCCGCGTCGCAGCTGGGCATCACGATCTGCTCGCTGCTGCTGGGCCGCCTCGGCGAGCCCGCGGTGGCGCACCTCATCGAGGTCCCGCTCGCGTTCGTCGGGCTGCCCGAGGCGGTGCTGCACCCGATCGCGTTCGCGGTGTCGCTGGCCGTCGTCGTCGTCGCGCACATGGTGCTCGGCGAGATGGTCCCGAAGAACATCGCGATCGCCGGGCCCGAGGCCGCTGCGCTGGTGCTGGTGCCGCCGTTCCTGGTGTTCACGACCGCGGCGCGCCCGCTCATCGCGTTCTTCAACTTCCTCGCCAACGGCGTCCTGCGCCTGGTCGGGGTCGAGCCGCGCGACGAGCTGGAGGCCGCCTTCACCTCCGGCGAGCTGGCCGACCTGATCACCGAGTCGCGCCGCGAGGGCCTGCTCGACGACGCCGAGACCAGTCGCCTCACCCGCACGCTGCGCTCGGCCCAGGCCACCGTGGCCGACGTCGTCATCGCCACCGGCGACCTCGTCACGCTGGGCCCGCGCCCGGTCGTCGGCGACGTCGCCCGCGAGGTGGCGCGCACCGGGTTCTCCCGGTTCCCGCTCCGCGCCGCCGACGGCCGGCTGACCGGGTACCTGCACGTCAAGGACATCCTCGACCTCGCCGACGACGAGGACGCCGCCGTGCCCCCCGCCCGGATCCGGGCGCTGCCCGAGGTGCCGGTCGGGGCGCGGCTGGACGAGGCGCTGGCCGTGCTCCGGCGCCACCGCGCCCACCTGGGCCGGGCGGTCGGGCCGGGCGGCGCCACGGCGGGCCTGGTGACGATGGAGGACCTCATCGAGCGGTACGTGGGCGACGTCCGCGACGCCACCCACGCCCGGTCGCCCGCGCCCGGCGGCACCCGGCCCGCCGGGTAG